One Pseudomonas brassicacearum genomic region harbors:
- a CDS encoding VOC family protein, which produces MRFSHVGYVVCDSDATAVAVKPFFPVIVRYKEYVAAQKVFITLLATAEGNSQIELVEPLENNLPLRELLAKSGKSSLPYHICFEVGDFDEQLKAMKATGWIVLTRPFNAFDVNHRSSHLYHPDAGVIEIMSGPL; this is translated from the coding sequence ATGCGTTTCAGTCATGTTGGTTATGTGGTTTGCGACAGCGATGCAACCGCTGTCGCAGTTAAACCGTTTTTCCCCGTTATCGTCCGATACAAAGAATACGTGGCCGCACAAAAAGTGTTCATCACGCTGCTGGCGACGGCTGAAGGGAACAGCCAGATAGAGTTGGTAGAACCGCTGGAAAACAATCTCCCCTTGCGCGAGTTGTTGGCTAAATCCGGCAAGTCGTCGCTGCCCTACCATATCTGCTTCGAAGTCGGTGACTTTGACGAGCAACTCAAAGCGATGAAGGCCACGGGTTGGATCGTATTGACGCGGCCCTTCAATGCTTTCGATGTCAATCACCGTTCCAGCCACCTCTATCACCCTGACGCCGGGGTTATCGAAATCATGTCAGGCCCGCTATGA
- a CDS encoding AMP-binding protein, translating to MDAWSELITVFMRFEGQAQTAWCHHSRTYSYGALSQRAQAIAVEIVRQQPVSEGPLAPVLVYGHKSFDFLAAWWACILCGCPIVPVESDNAPERLERLVQTVGARLVLNTDALPLFVANAKTVTLAALPWQRHEDGALQSLLEATRRRFDNASTIPLAYIMFSSGTTGEPKGIQISLSNLVDFLAWIRSDFALDGAITGNVRYCFDVSLFEIWLAWQFLQPLSVLDHRDLINTRKVIAQHAQMALTCWVSTPSMVRLYLLDPTFNAQALTHLQRFIFCGETLPKAIVTQLWARFPGCQVINTYGPTECTVAVSQVVITPDMLTSPLPLPIGNARPGAALRLADPVDASGRGQLLISGECVGPGYLNAVPARQASFSRQDGQASYATGDIGLFDGTWYYFLGREDGEVKIQGHRIDLHEIEHFLRDRNLVVDVVVEPYWRKGNAEAIQACVILNAGCELSQLGNAMQAHFPPWAIPRYWYSTPRTVLNHNGKLDRSVARQLAMDKGEKYVFIANQTTV from the coding sequence ATGGACGCCTGGTCTGAGCTCATCACGGTGTTCATGCGCTTTGAGGGTCAGGCGCAGACCGCCTGGTGCCACCACTCACGGACGTACAGCTATGGGGCGCTCAGCCAGCGTGCGCAGGCGATCGCCGTTGAGATAGTCCGTCAGCAGCCTGTCAGCGAAGGTCCCCTGGCGCCGGTGCTGGTTTACGGCCACAAGTCCTTCGACTTCCTGGCGGCCTGGTGGGCCTGCATTTTGTGTGGTTGTCCGATCGTGCCGGTCGAGTCCGATAACGCTCCCGAGCGTCTGGAGCGCCTTGTCCAGACGGTCGGTGCACGCCTGGTCCTGAACACCGACGCGCTCCCCCTGTTCGTCGCAAATGCCAAGACCGTTACCCTCGCCGCCCTGCCCTGGCAGCGCCATGAAGACGGCGCACTGCAATCTTTACTAGAGGCGACCCGGAGGCGGTTCGACAACGCGAGCACAATCCCGCTGGCGTACATCATGTTTTCCTCGGGCACCACCGGTGAGCCCAAGGGCATTCAAATCAGCCTGTCCAACCTGGTCGATTTTCTGGCCTGGATACGCAGCGACTTTGCGCTGGACGGGGCTATCACCGGAAATGTGCGGTACTGCTTCGACGTTTCGCTGTTTGAGATCTGGCTCGCCTGGCAGTTTCTGCAACCCCTGTCGGTGCTCGATCATCGCGATTTGATCAACACCCGCAAGGTGATCGCCCAACACGCGCAAATGGCACTGACCTGCTGGGTCTCCACACCGTCGATGGTCCGACTCTACCTGCTGGACCCGACCTTCAATGCCCAGGCGCTGACGCACTTGCAGCGTTTCATCTTTTGCGGTGAAACGCTGCCCAAGGCGATCGTCACCCAGCTATGGGCGCGTTTTCCAGGCTGCCAAGTGATCAATACATACGGCCCTACCGAATGTACCGTGGCGGTTTCACAGGTGGTGATCACCCCGGACATGCTGACTTCGCCCCTGCCCTTGCCAATTGGCAACGCCAGGCCGGGAGCGGCATTGCGCCTGGCCGACCCCGTGGACGCCTCCGGCCGTGGGCAACTGCTGATCAGTGGTGAGTGCGTCGGCCCGGGCTATCTCAATGCGGTACCTGCGCGTCAGGCCAGTTTCAGCCGGCAGGATGGACAAGCCTCCTACGCGACGGGTGATATTGGTCTGTTCGATGGCACCTGGTACTACTTCCTGGGGCGCGAAGATGGCGAGGTCAAAATCCAGGGACACCGCATTGACCTGCATGAAATCGAACACTTCCTGCGTGACCGTAACCTGGTTGTTGACGTGGTGGTCGAACCCTATTGGCGCAAGGGCAATGCCGAGGCGATCCAGGCCTGTGTGATCCTCAATGCAGGTTGCGAGTTGTCGCAGCTTGGCAACGCCATGCAGGCCCATTTCCCCCCGTGGGCTATCCCGCGTTATTGGTACAGCACCCCCCGCACCGTACTGAATCATAACGGCAAACTGGATCGTTCAGTCGCCCGGCAACTGGCTATGGATAAAGGAGAGAAGTATGTTTTCATCGCAAATCAAACCACTGTTTGA
- a CDS encoding acyl-CoA dehydrogenase family protein, translating into MSDITRCYPQLYALSERLLAAGQLAEYNLVQAIAYLDHPQLHSLACIGIPSRFNPWETPGFSNVSYARHLQIIEYLSRTDASAMMLLPGASLSTRAVLTLGNEEQQARFFACFAKRPAWTFFAVTEPQIGSDAGAISTELTHGEQGWRLNGTKMLIGGALLASAGLVFACYQHSRRLVMVFPDDTEPTLQRESLDTVGLAGAGLSRLTFKDHCVKEEDILGHERRELLQGLNALSQVFERHRPMVAAMALGTAFGLLTALDVRLLPTAARRWVGRQWRKYHAIYQQMLTVAEGYSNGRHQYALTSQLKRNATRLVEETACQLPHLLDRDDWLDDRLLHKRYRDSFSFEYMEGTSNVHLLNSFRAPAAQGISL; encoded by the coding sequence ATGAGCGATATCACCCGCTGCTATCCACAACTTTATGCACTGTCAGAGCGACTTCTTGCTGCCGGACAGCTCGCGGAATACAACCTCGTCCAGGCGATTGCCTATCTGGATCACCCGCAGCTCCACAGCCTGGCCTGTATCGGCATCCCCTCACGGTTCAATCCGTGGGAAACGCCGGGATTTTCCAATGTCAGCTATGCCCGGCACCTGCAAATCATCGAGTACCTGAGCCGAACGGACGCCAGCGCCATGATGCTCCTGCCCGGCGCGTCCCTCAGCACTCGCGCCGTCCTGACCCTGGGTAACGAGGAGCAACAGGCGCGTTTTTTTGCCTGCTTTGCCAAGCGCCCTGCCTGGACATTCTTTGCCGTCACGGAGCCCCAGATCGGTTCCGATGCCGGCGCTATCTCCACTGAACTCACCCACGGTGAACAGGGCTGGCGGCTCAATGGCACCAAGATGCTGATCGGGGGTGCCCTGCTGGCGAGCGCCGGCCTTGTGTTTGCGTGTTATCAACACAGCCGGCGATTGGTGATGGTCTTCCCGGATGACACCGAGCCGACGTTGCAGCGTGAGTCATTGGACACGGTCGGCCTGGCCGGTGCCGGGTTGTCGCGCCTGACGTTCAAGGATCACTGCGTAAAGGAAGAAGACATCCTGGGGCACGAGCGTCGCGAACTGCTCCAGGGGCTCAACGCCCTGAGTCAGGTATTCGAACGTCATCGTCCCATGGTGGCGGCCATGGCATTGGGCACGGCATTCGGCCTGCTCACCGCCCTCGACGTCCGCCTCTTGCCGACCGCGGCGCGACGCTGGGTCGGTCGGCAATGGCGAAAGTATCACGCGATCTATCAACAGATGCTGACCGTGGCGGAGGGCTACAGCAACGGCCGGCACCAGTATGCCCTCACCAGCCAGCTCAAACGCAATGCCACCCGCCTGGTCGAGGAAACCGCGTGCCAGCTGCCCCATCTGCTGGACCGCGACGACTGGCTGGACGATCGCCTACTGCACAAGCGCTATCGCGACAGTTTTTCGTTCGAATACATGGAAGGCACCAGCAATGTCCATCTGCTCAATAGCTTCCGCGCGCCTGCAGCCCAAGGGATAAGCCTGTGA
- a CDS encoding alpha/beta fold hydrolase — protein sequence MDTQLASLIERLAQPCVMPMRTTESHQLATLKTEVMTCGPYRSRVLVKEQRDPHARSALLLHGWGGHPMMLYEAQTLLHARGYRVYTPFLLGHDPHFPAGCDLPGQSPLLLAMQATYGPFDSVVAHSAGGIITAMAHWLGFSLDRVALLCAPASLSSLLQHSLAQLRVPAQHLPSLRTYYQSRYPLPAALQTAQPYALRGARALILHGSQDQRVDPADARQIQAQWPDSQLHMIEGTGHLGILSHPHTQQALDRFLCAQNADHEKRNHHVGAY from the coding sequence ATGGATACCCAGCTTGCGTCCCTGATCGAGCGCCTGGCACAGCCTTGCGTGATGCCGATGCGTACGACCGAGTCGCACCAACTGGCAACCCTGAAAACCGAGGTGATGACCTGCGGCCCCTATCGCAGCCGAGTGCTGGTCAAGGAGCAGCGGGATCCACACGCCAGAAGCGCGCTGTTGCTGCACGGCTGGGGTGGTCATCCCATGATGCTGTACGAGGCGCAAACGTTATTGCACGCCCGCGGATACAGGGTCTACACGCCCTTCCTGCTTGGCCATGATCCTCACTTCCCTGCCGGATGCGATTTGCCCGGGCAAAGCCCGTTATTGTTGGCGATGCAGGCCACCTACGGCCCGTTCGATAGCGTGGTGGCCCATTCGGCCGGCGGGATTATCACGGCGATGGCCCACTGGTTGGGTTTTTCCCTGGACCGGGTTGCATTGCTTTGCGCCCCAGCCTCACTGTCCAGCCTGTTGCAGCACTCCCTCGCGCAGCTGCGGGTACCGGCACAGCACTTGCCGTCGCTCAGGACCTATTACCAAAGCCGCTATCCCCTGCCGGCCGCCTTGCAAACCGCGCAGCCCTACGCGTTGCGCGGGGCGCGTGCGCTCATCCTGCATGGTTCACAGGACCAGCGAGTCGACCCTGCCGACGCCAGGCAAATCCAGGCGCAATGGCCGGACAGCCAGTTGCATATGATCGAAGGCACAGGTCACCTGGGCATTCTTTCGCACCCCCATACCCAACAGGCGCTAGACAGGTTTCTCTGTGCTCAAAACGCTGACCATGAAAAAAGGAATCATCATGTTGGGGCATATTGA
- a CDS encoding acyl-CoA dehydrogenase family protein: MSQLYDDAFAGRSCPLGSDAQQIADQLRNFGDTRQVLGQWSFAPAMNHLGVPPRYLDTASHQVTSLAARYELYEQVGFVSPALMFSAPGPSMSAYVVAGLGNEQQQDAFFGEFLETLRWSCFAMTEPARGSDAGAMQTTATRVDGGYLISGQKMFIGNGMVAETGVLFARTAPGQLGINAFLFSPQNPAITRQRLALTGLEGTNLAHMQFNDMFIPTADVLGLHLKPTQRFARSAMATFDALRPCVGALALGVARRALHEWQACVTPDLAQRQQLSRLKRRWQTAYHEALTLCQQAGKQQAPAKSPGMVKTTSVMIAEEIVSQLIHAFPADQGPLPTGLWQAFRDVKAFEYTEGTRQIHRLGQSFSPRPASQECR, from the coding sequence ATGAGTCAACTCTACGATGATGCTTTCGCCGGACGATCTTGCCCGCTGGGCTCCGACGCCCAGCAGATTGCCGACCAACTGCGCAACTTCGGCGATACACGACAGGTCTTGGGCCAGTGGTCGTTCGCCCCGGCCATGAATCATCTTGGCGTGCCACCACGGTACCTGGACACAGCCAGTCACCAGGTGACCAGCCTGGCCGCGCGCTATGAGCTTTATGAACAGGTGGGCTTCGTTTCCCCGGCGCTGATGTTCAGTGCGCCGGGCCCGAGCATGTCGGCCTATGTCGTCGCCGGGCTGGGTAACGAACAGCAGCAGGATGCCTTCTTCGGCGAGTTTCTAGAGACATTGCGCTGGTCGTGCTTCGCAATGACTGAACCGGCCCGGGGAAGCGATGCCGGTGCCATGCAAACCACGGCGACGCGGGTTGATGGTGGGTACCTCATTTCTGGGCAAAAGATGTTTATCGGAAACGGAATGGTCGCCGAAACCGGTGTGCTGTTTGCGCGTACCGCACCGGGTCAATTGGGGATCAACGCTTTTCTATTTTCGCCGCAAAACCCGGCCATCACCCGTCAACGCCTGGCATTGACCGGGCTTGAAGGCACAAACCTGGCGCATATGCAGTTCAACGACATGTTTATCCCAACCGCGGATGTACTCGGACTGCATTTAAAACCGACCCAGCGTTTTGCGCGGTCGGCGATGGCCACATTCGATGCTCTGCGCCCCTGCGTGGGCGCCCTGGCACTGGGCGTGGCGCGACGCGCATTGCACGAGTGGCAAGCTTGTGTCACGCCTGACCTGGCACAACGGCAACAATTGTCGCGACTGAAGCGGCGCTGGCAGACCGCTTACCACGAGGCGTTGACGCTCTGTCAGCAGGCGGGTAAGCAACAGGCCCCGGCCAAAAGCCCCGGCATGGTGAAGACCACCAGCGTGATGATTGCCGAGGAGATTGTCAGTCAGCTGATCCATGCCTTCCCAGCAGACCAAGGGCCTTTACCGACCGGCCTATGGCAGGCATTTCGTGATGTAAAGGCCTTTGAATACACCGAGGGAACGCGACAGATCCATCGATTGGGCCAGAGTTTTTCACCCCGACCAGCCAGCCAGGAGTGCCGATGA
- a CDS encoding class I adenylate-forming enzyme family protein, with protein sequence MTQWLALAAHQFPEKTALIEGEQAVTWGALHQRVINTAAYLRQLQVERGDRVLVWLPNGVDFVVCFWAVQYLQAVFVPVNPETPLARVGWLLDNAASHVLIAQTGQAAALLAAPGNPDLQVLFDKASDAQESGSSLLSLQQIATQDLATPLPVQGALDIDLACLIYTSGSTGDPKGVMLTQRNMLSAADSVATYLQLAQSDRIFCTIPMSFDYGLYQAIMTAKVGATLIIEKDFSRPLFALKQLVKHKATVLPIVPTLLALIAPLAKRYDFSSLRKITNTAAALHPSDIDLLLSLFPQAEIFSMYGLTECHRCTWLPPALLAKHKDSVGYAIPNTELWVVDDDGVAHRSNAIGELVIRGATVMRGYWRNPEQTAKKLRPGPLPGESVLYTGDMCRLDEQGLLYFLSRKDDMLKTHGEKVAPREVEGVLKRIPGVLQVAVIGVPHPIHGDEIVACIECVEPLDIARLKAFCQAHLEAYKRPHRYYFSDALPKNNNGKVDRGQLAILLPRQDKNLNVGCTQHTGSHHVYVHHH encoded by the coding sequence TTGACCCAGTGGCTGGCGCTGGCTGCGCACCAGTTTCCTGAAAAAACGGCGCTGATCGAGGGTGAACAGGCGGTGACTTGGGGCGCACTCCACCAACGCGTGATCAACACCGCTGCCTATTTGCGCCAGCTACAGGTTGAGCGCGGCGACAGGGTATTGGTATGGCTGCCAAACGGGGTGGACTTCGTCGTCTGCTTCTGGGCAGTGCAATATTTGCAGGCCGTGTTCGTTCCGGTAAATCCGGAGACACCGTTGGCGCGGGTCGGCTGGCTGCTCGACAATGCCGCGTCGCATGTATTGATCGCCCAAACCGGGCAGGCCGCTGCGTTGCTAGCGGCACCAGGCAACCCCGATCTGCAGGTGTTGTTCGATAAAGCATCCGATGCGCAAGAGAGCGGTTCGTCACTCCTCTCTCTGCAACAGATAGCGACACAGGACCTGGCAACGCCGCTGCCTGTGCAAGGCGCGTTGGATATCGACCTGGCCTGCCTGATCTACACCTCGGGCTCCACAGGCGACCCCAAAGGGGTCATGTTGACCCAGCGCAATATGCTCAGCGCGGCGGACTCTGTCGCCACCTATTTGCAATTGGCGCAAAGCGACCGGATCTTCTGCACGATTCCCATGAGCTTCGACTACGGGCTGTATCAAGCGATCATGACCGCCAAGGTTGGTGCAACGCTGATTATCGAGAAGGATTTCAGCCGCCCGCTTTTTGCCCTTAAACAGCTGGTCAAGCACAAAGCCACCGTACTGCCGATCGTCCCCACGCTGCTGGCGCTCATCGCCCCATTGGCCAAGCGCTATGACTTCTCTTCCCTGCGCAAAATCACCAACACCGCGGCGGCCCTGCACCCCAGCGACATCGACCTGCTGCTTTCACTCTTTCCTCAGGCCGAGATTTTCTCGATGTACGGGCTGACCGAATGCCACCGCTGTACCTGGCTGCCCCCTGCGCTGCTGGCCAAACACAAAGACAGCGTGGGCTACGCCATCCCGAACACCGAACTCTGGGTCGTGGACGACGACGGCGTGGCACACCGCAGCAACGCCATCGGTGAATTGGTGATCCGCGGCGCTACGGTGATGCGCGGCTATTGGCGCAACCCTGAGCAGACCGCGAAAAAGTTGCGGCCGGGCCCACTGCCTGGCGAGTCGGTTCTGTACACCGGCGACATGTGCCGGCTGGATGAGCAGGGCTTGCTTTATTTCCTGTCGCGCAAGGATGACATGCTCAAGACCCATGGCGAAAAAGTCGCCCCCAGGGAAGTCGAGGGAGTACTCAAACGAATCCCGGGCGTGTTGCAGGTCGCCGTCATTGGCGTCCCCCACCCTATTCATGGCGATGAGATCGTAGCCTGTATCGAATGCGTCGAGCCCTTGGACATTGCACGGCTCAAAGCCTTTTGCCAGGCCCATCTTGAAGCCTATAAACGGCCACACCGCTACTATTTCAGTGATGCGTTACCCAAAAACAACAATGGGAAAGTTGACCGCGGCCAATTAGCCATTCTCCTGCCGCGCCAGGATAAAAATCTCAACGTCGGGTGCACACAACACACAGGGAGTCATCATGTATACGTCCACCATCATTGA
- a CDS encoding phosphopantetheine-binding protein: protein MYTSTIIEAIGLVLETSNLSELNARTHLERDLGFESGLYIELIMYLEERIEDLVLDPATLEFQHFETVGSLSNFIELQLANRAA, encoded by the coding sequence ATGTATACGTCCACCATCATTGAAGCCATTGGACTGGTTCTGGAGACTTCGAATCTCTCGGAACTGAACGCCCGAACCCATCTTGAGCGTGACCTGGGTTTTGAAAGCGGCCTGTATATCGAACTGATCATGTACCTTGAGGAGCGCATCGAGGACCTGGTACTCGACCCTGCCACGCTGGAGTTCCAGCACTTCGAAACCGTAGGCAGTTTGTCGAACTTCATTGAGCTTCAGCTCGCCAACCGGGCGGCTTGA
- a CDS encoding 3-oxoacyl-[acyl-carrier-protein] synthase III C-terminal domain-containing protein: MLKTLTMKKGIIMLGHIESITLHIPEQRKSLAEAALSLGLSALDVRMFSRFYGLENFPRQPGTVDDLIRALLEQFVAAHPDIVTRIRHVVHAHTVPTLRPFHETGRTLLDACGFADDTEYCSLTMGHCATSLAAVEYACSRLREGEYALLLVGEKAFHPKVELLDDTTIMGEAACAVLLSRSGAHAQVSARYSVQAGEFSEQKGNEPKTNPAFAEAYFGFVCNAMRCAMQYFDCAPDALGWIAPHNVNLSSWQKIADELEIPRSRIFLQNVPRYGHCFGADPYLNLAALIRDRQFSPGDKVMLVSVGMGATFSSLLLELPAGNEIPVFCNLKQYPDSRPNKVSA; the protein is encoded by the coding sequence GTGCTCAAAACGCTGACCATGAAAAAAGGAATCATCATGTTGGGGCATATTGAATCCATCACCCTGCACATCCCCGAGCAGCGCAAGTCACTGGCCGAGGCCGCCCTCTCCCTTGGGCTGAGTGCGCTGGACGTCAGGATGTTTTCGAGGTTCTACGGCCTGGAAAACTTCCCGCGTCAACCTGGCACGGTAGATGACCTGATACGCGCGCTCCTGGAGCAATTCGTCGCGGCTCATCCTGATATCGTCACGCGCATCCGGCATGTGGTACATGCGCACACCGTACCGACCCTGCGCCCTTTTCACGAGACGGGCAGGACACTGCTCGACGCCTGCGGATTTGCCGACGACACCGAATACTGCAGCCTGACGATGGGCCACTGTGCAACCTCGTTGGCTGCCGTTGAGTATGCATGCAGCCGCCTCAGGGAAGGGGAATATGCCCTGCTGCTGGTCGGTGAAAAGGCCTTTCATCCAAAGGTAGAGCTGCTCGATGACACCACCATCATGGGGGAAGCCGCCTGTGCCGTGCTGCTCAGCCGGTCGGGAGCGCACGCCCAGGTCTCGGCCCGGTACAGCGTGCAAGCCGGTGAATTCAGTGAACAAAAGGGAAATGAGCCGAAAACCAACCCGGCATTCGCCGAGGCCTATTTCGGGTTTGTCTGCAATGCCATGCGCTGCGCCATGCAATATTTCGATTGCGCCCCGGACGCCCTGGGGTGGATAGCCCCGCATAACGTCAACCTGTCCTCCTGGCAAAAAATCGCCGATGAACTCGAGATCCCCCGTAGCAGGATTTTTCTACAGAACGTGCCCCGTTACGGCCACTGTTTCGGTGCCGACCCCTACCTCAACCTGGCCGCGCTTATCCGGGATCGACAGTTTTCTCCCGGCGATAAGGTTATGCTGGTCAGCGTCGGCATGGGTGCGACCTTTTCTTCACTGTTGCTTGAATTGCCCGCAGGCAATGAAATCCCGGTCTTTTGCAACCTCAAGCAATACCCGGATTCGAGGCCGAATAAAGTGAGTGCTTAG
- a CDS encoding AMP-binding protein: MFSSQIKPLFERLKYQDSAVALINQEGIYSFAELGLRTAAITRLLAPWAGRNVLVHGHKQLDAVAAMLACISQGCCFTFVDQSNPVARVEKIASLIRAELILTATTHPLEGLDHWPQWVLPTLENGDPASLPLEPQLTQPAFYILPTSGSTGEPKGVIVSYENFAAFSSWYSPLIADGISHGCHVSHACFSFDMGLLDLFPVLSQGRALLMLDHRHNMLPRQNIRLMSRHPQCPVTSWFSTPSFIDLMLKDPLFSREQFPDLKRFFMAGERAALGLVHQLQARFPGLEVMHGYGPTETTGMTHTFALGQPPEHSAGLLSLGPVCGLTRIRVVDADGESVPPGEMGEVRLYGPQVALGYQPEDDPRNDAFGQDEFGRYYATGDRGFMDENQSLFIHGRDDNQLKLHGNRVELAEIESSVCRYVEVIQCCAVPIKDDGKVIDLQLFVQLREDNATHREALRRFLAEQLPAYMIPKSMCFCQTFPVTLHGKIDRQQLVQQHKALSAAT, encoded by the coding sequence ATGTTTTCATCGCAAATCAAACCACTGTTTGAGCGGTTGAAATATCAGGACAGCGCGGTCGCGTTGATCAACCAGGAAGGTATCTACAGCTTTGCCGAACTGGGCCTGCGCACCGCCGCGATTACCCGATTGCTAGCACCATGGGCGGGCCGTAACGTACTGGTTCACGGCCATAAGCAACTGGATGCCGTGGCCGCGATGCTGGCCTGCATCAGCCAGGGATGCTGCTTTACTTTTGTCGATCAATCCAACCCTGTTGCGCGAGTTGAAAAGATTGCCAGTCTGATCCGCGCCGAACTGATCCTCACGGCCACGACACACCCGCTGGAGGGGCTGGACCACTGGCCGCAATGGGTCCTGCCGACCCTGGAAAATGGCGACCCGGCCTCGTTGCCACTCGAACCGCAATTGACTCAGCCTGCGTTCTATATCCTCCCGACGTCGGGCAGTACCGGTGAGCCGAAGGGCGTTATCGTCAGCTATGAGAACTTCGCCGCTTTCTCGAGCTGGTACAGCCCGCTGATTGCCGACGGTATCTCTCACGGATGCCATGTGAGCCATGCCTGCTTTTCTTTCGACATGGGCCTGCTGGATCTCTTCCCGGTGCTTAGCCAAGGTCGAGCCTTGCTGATGCTGGATCATCGGCACAATATGCTGCCCCGACAAAATATCCGCCTGATGTCGCGTCACCCGCAGTGCCCGGTCACTAGTTGGTTCTCCACACCGAGCTTTATCGATTTGATGTTGAAGGATCCGTTGTTCAGTCGGGAGCAGTTTCCAGACCTGAAGCGATTCTTCATGGCTGGCGAGCGCGCCGCGTTGGGCTTGGTGCACCAGTTGCAGGCTCGCTTTCCGGGCCTGGAGGTGATGCATGGTTATGGCCCGACCGAAACCACCGGCATGACCCATACCTTCGCGCTCGGCCAGCCGCCCGAACACAGCGCGGGCCTGCTGTCCCTTGGTCCGGTTTGCGGGTTGACCCGGATCAGGGTTGTCGATGCCGATGGCGAGAGCGTGCCACCTGGCGAGATGGGCGAGGTGCGCTTGTACGGCCCGCAAGTCGCATTGGGTTATCAGCCTGAAGACGACCCGCGTAACGACGCCTTCGGTCAAGACGAGTTCGGACGTTACTACGCCACTGGCGACCGTGGGTTCATGGACGAAAATCAATCCCTGTTCATCCACGGCCGGGATGACAACCAACTGAAGTTGCACGGTAATCGGGTCGAACTGGCTGAAATTGAAAGCAGCGTGTGTCGCTATGTGGAGGTCATCCAGTGTTGCGCGGTGCCGATAAAGGACGACGGCAAGGTCATCGATCTGCAACTTTTCGTTCAATTGCGCGAGGATAATGCGACCCACCGCGAAGCGCTGCGCCGCTTCCTGGCAGAACAATTACCCGCCTACATGATCCCGAAATCCATGTGCTTCTGTCAGACCTTCCCCGTGACGCTGCATGGAAAGATCGACCGCCAGCAACTGGTGCAACAACACAAAGCGCTGTCAGCCGCGACTTGA